A single region of the Anaerohalosphaeraceae bacterium genome encodes:
- the glyA gene encoding serine hydroxymethyltransferase — MGSSLERTDRQVYELICGEEARQAGSIRLIPSENYVSKAVREATGSCLTNKYSEGYPTKRYYEGQQFTDQIEMLACQRAMELFGAEGANVQPHSGSEANLAAYGALAEPGDTIMGLALPHGGHLTHGWKVSYTGKFFKSVQYELDPSTGRLDYDRIEQLAKEHRPKILISGSSAYPRQIDFAQFDRIAKAVGAYHICDMAHIAGLVAGGVHMSPIPYADVVTTTTHKTLRGPRGGMILFKQQHAAAVNKSVFPGLQGGPHMHTISALAVALKEAALPSFKDYARQIVKNAKRLAERLLEYGFNLVSGGTDNHLILIDLRNKGLAGKPLAKALDRAHIECNYNSVPGDTAPPFNPSGLRLGTPATTTRGMKEEQMDQIALWIKTVAENLDNESVIEKVGREVRDLCRQFPVPEVFV, encoded by the coding sequence ATGGGTTCATCGCTGGAACGAACAGATCGTCAGGTTTACGAACTGATTTGCGGGGAAGAAGCCCGGCAGGCCGGTTCGATTCGGCTGATTCCTTCGGAAAATTATGTCTCGAAGGCGGTTCGAGAGGCCACCGGCAGCTGTCTGACCAATAAATATTCGGAGGGGTATCCGACCAAGCGGTATTATGAAGGTCAGCAGTTTACAGACCAGATTGAAATGCTGGCCTGTCAGCGTGCGATGGAGCTGTTCGGGGCCGAAGGGGCCAACGTCCAGCCGCACTCCGGCTCGGAGGCGAATCTGGCGGCCTACGGGGCGCTGGCGGAACCGGGCGACACAATTATGGGGCTGGCTTTGCCGCACGGCGGGCATTTGACGCACGGCTGGAAGGTCAGCTATACGGGCAAGTTTTTCAAGTCGGTTCAGTATGAGCTGGACCCGTCCACCGGCCGGCTGGACTATGACCGGATTGAGCAGCTGGCCAAGGAGCATCGTCCGAAGATTCTGATTTCCGGTTCGAGTGCGTATCCGCGTCAGATTGATTTTGCTCAGTTTGACCGGATAGCCAAGGCGGTCGGGGCTTATCACATCTGCGATATGGCCCATATTGCCGGGCTGGTGGCCGGAGGGGTTCATATGAGCCCGATTCCGTATGCGGATGTGGTGACAACCACGACGCACAAGACGCTTCGGGGGCCCCGCGGGGGGATGATTTTGTTCAAACAGCAGCATGCGGCGGCGGTGAACAAATCGGTCTTTCCAGGCCTGCAGGGCGGACCGCATATGCACACCATTTCGGCGCTGGCGGTGGCGTTGAAAGAGGCGGCTTTGCCGTCTTTCAAAGACTATGCCCGTCAGATCGTCAAAAACGCCAAACGGCTGGCCGAGCGGCTGCTGGAGTACGGATTCAACCTGGTGTCCGGCGGCACGGATAATCATTTGATTTTGATTGATTTGCGAAACAAAGGTCTGGCGGGCAAACCGCTGGCCAAGGCCCTGGACCGGGCCCATATTGAATGCAATTACAACTCTGTGCCGGGGGATACGGCGCCGCCATTCAATCCGAGCGGCCTGCGTCTGGGCACTCCGGCGACGACGACACGGGGGATGAAGGAAGAGCAGATGGACCAGATTGCGCTGTGGATTAAGACTGTGGCGGAAAATCTGGATAATGAGTCGGTGATTGAAAAAGTCGGGCGGGAAGTCCGGGATTTGTGCAGGCAGTTTCCGGTGCCTGAGGTATTTGTGTAG
- a CDS encoding Gfo/Idh/MocA family oxidoreductase, with translation MNERPLKIAAFGLTKEIETLLDCAFAMKEVFAVAGVADLDPERAGAAARRFECTAYDDVRRMLVQTGPKIFLAGGPTYQCAEWISLALEKQCTVFKTAPAGLTFEQASEWIRTAHRQGRYFLVLEPQRFHPLLQLFGEIADREDVNYWHLISLVCRVPQPLSEPQDRWRFDPSLAGGGVLIQNTYWLMDCLLLHFGLPQQVYMQRCSQAPDRQQRMSTTEDTAAAVMRFSDSLIAEISASRTLGPPGEYLRVCGKERFVTLEREQLTICGYDGRVLERRQICAEPSAWAQRFLEMYLRHLENPQQPLFPPPEADVRTMAVLEAAYLSSKTGMPESPSRILEVGGFKPDGLW, from the coding sequence ATGAATGAGCGTCCGCTGAAAATTGCCGCGTTCGGTCTGACGAAAGAGATAGAGACGCTGCTGGACTGTGCCTTTGCGATGAAGGAGGTCTTTGCGGTGGCGGGAGTGGCGGATTTGGACCCGGAGCGTGCGGGGGCGGCGGCCCGCCGGTTTGAATGCACGGCGTATGATGACGTCCGTCGGATGCTGGTGCAGACGGGGCCGAAGATTTTTCTGGCGGGGGGACCTACCTATCAGTGTGCGGAATGGATTTCTCTGGCTCTTGAGAAGCAGTGTACCGTTTTCAAGACCGCTCCGGCGGGGCTTACGTTTGAGCAGGCCTCGGAGTGGATTCGAACGGCGCACCGACAGGGACGCTACTTTCTTGTTTTGGAGCCGCAGCGGTTTCATCCGCTGCTGCAGCTTTTCGGGGAAATTGCCGACCGGGAGGATGTTAACTACTGGCATCTGATTTCGCTGGTCTGTCGGGTTCCGCAGCCGCTTTCGGAGCCGCAGGACCGATGGCGGTTTGACCCGTCGCTGGCGGGCGGGGGAGTGCTGATTCAGAATACCTATTGGCTTATGGACTGTCTGCTGCTTCATTTCGGCCTGCCGCAGCAGGTTTATATGCAGCGGTGCAGTCAGGCGCCGGACCGACAGCAGCGGATGAGCACCACGGAGGATACGGCGGCGGCGGTGATGCGGTTTTCGGATTCGCTGATTGCCGAAATTTCCGCCAGCCGCACGCTCGGACCGCCTGGGGAATATCTGCGGGTCTGCGGGAAGGAACGTTTTGTTACTCTGGAGCGCGAGCAGCTGACGATTTGCGGGTATGACGGTCGGGTTCTGGAGCGGCGGCAGATTTGTGCAGAGCCGTCGGCGTGGGCTCAGAGGTTTCTGGAGATGTATCTGCGACATCTGGAGAATCCGCAGCAGCCGCTGTTTCCGCCGCCGGAGGCGGATGTGCGAACGATGGCGGTTCTGGAGGCGGCATATCTGTCGTCCAAAACCGGGATGCCGGAATCGCCTTCGCGGATTTTGGAGGTCGGCGGATTCAAGCCGGACGGCTTGTGGTAG
- a CDS encoding tetratricopeptide repeat protein, whose amino-acid sequence MSIEPQEDQFERNLEKARAFFNRAEEVASADNFDYAIDLYLEGLRLCPDALEDGHAPLRRLALIRQAKGGKKPSIIEKAKRLTPRKNPLEQMLNAEYLLAKDPDCLAYAEDMLKACVAGGYHRTAEWIAQLIFDANRASSKPSLATYLLLKDSYTQMGLYSKAVAACQHALELKPNDDILRDEFRDLCARMTMEEGKYGKAADFRSSIKNKELQDRLHSQEQAVKSAEYKQKAVIEARKLVKQEPTVTNILQLAQSLADLDTEESWAEAAALLQSNYEKTRDFTFKRKLGELQIRRLKDQIRQLHRQLQDKPDDEGLKSRFQALTALLDKTELEHYKECQENYPTDYQVKYEYGRCLLKNHRYDEAIPLFQEAQQNPRLRPSALDKAGLCFLLKGWFEDAIDLFQEALQQCPPHETALAKDIRYNLARAYEAAGQIDKALEIYRKLAQTDFSFKDVSQRIDKLRSKGHNG is encoded by the coding sequence ATGTCCATCGAGCCGCAGGAAGACCAGTTTGAGCGCAACCTCGAAAAGGCCCGGGCCTTCTTCAACCGGGCGGAAGAGGTCGCCAGCGCTGACAACTTCGATTACGCCATCGACCTCTATCTGGAGGGGCTTCGGCTCTGTCCGGATGCGTTGGAGGACGGACACGCCCCCCTGCGCCGGCTGGCCCTTATCCGACAGGCTAAAGGCGGAAAAAAGCCGTCCATTATCGAGAAAGCCAAACGGCTCACACCTCGAAAAAACCCTCTCGAACAGATGCTCAATGCCGAGTATCTTCTGGCCAAAGACCCGGACTGTCTGGCCTACGCCGAAGATATGCTAAAGGCCTGTGTGGCCGGAGGTTATCATCGAACCGCCGAGTGGATTGCCCAGCTGATTTTCGACGCCAACCGGGCCAGCAGCAAACCTTCTTTGGCGACCTATCTTCTCCTGAAAGACTCCTACACTCAAATGGGGCTTTACAGCAAGGCCGTCGCCGCCTGCCAGCACGCCCTCGAACTGAAACCCAACGATGATATCCTCCGCGATGAATTCCGGGACCTGTGCGCCCGAATGACAATGGAAGAAGGCAAGTACGGAAAAGCCGCCGACTTCCGCAGCTCCATAAAAAACAAAGAACTTCAGGACCGGCTCCACAGTCAGGAACAGGCCGTCAAAAGTGCAGAGTACAAGCAAAAAGCCGTCATCGAGGCCAGAAAACTGGTCAAACAGGAGCCGACCGTTACCAATATCCTCCAGCTCGCCCAAAGTCTGGCTGATTTGGATACAGAGGAAAGCTGGGCCGAAGCAGCGGCGTTGCTTCAATCCAACTATGAAAAAACCCGTGATTTCACATTCAAAAGGAAACTGGGGGAACTTCAAATCCGGCGTCTGAAAGACCAAATCCGCCAGCTTCACCGCCAGCTGCAAGACAAACCGGATGATGAGGGTCTCAAAAGCCGGTTTCAAGCCCTTACGGCACTTCTGGATAAAACCGAACTGGAACATTACAAAGAATGTCAGGAAAACTACCCGACCGATTATCAGGTCAAATACGAATACGGCCGATGCCTTCTGAAAAATCACCGCTACGATGAGGCCATTCCCCTCTTTCAGGAGGCCCAGCAAAACCCGCGTCTGCGTCCGTCCGCCCTCGACAAGGCGGGACTTTGCTTTCTTCTGAAGGGCTGGTTTGAAGACGCCATTGACCTTTTTCAGGAGGCCCTCCAGCAGTGCCCGCCGCACGAAACCGCCCTCGCAAAAGACATAAGATACAATTTAGCAAGGGCTTACGAAGCCGCCGGCCAAATCGACAAAGCCCTCGAAATCTACCGGAAACTGGCCCAGACCGACTTCAGCTTTAAAGATGTCAGCCAGCGTATTGACAAACTGCGTTCCAAAGGCCATAATGGCTGA